The following is a genomic window from Procambarus clarkii isolate CNS0578487 chromosome 75, FALCON_Pclarkii_2.0, whole genome shotgun sequence.
CTATCCGAAGGATACCTTGGCGATCGGGGCGGGCATCGACAATCTTGCCTATAGGCCAATCTGACCTAGGTCCTAACACTGTCAACTAGGACTAGATCACCTGGCTTCACTTGAACTTCATTGTAGGGGCTCGCAGCTCCATAATGGCATTCTCTCAAGAGCAGTGAGATATTCACGAGTCCATACTTCATTCCGTTTCTCTATTACCCTTGAAAGATGtttgtagctttccaccaagtcacttCTACTAATACATGAAGGGTCAGCTGGATATCTCATCTGCCAGATATATTAGAGGGCTCAAAAGACCACCATGAATcaaatgtgagggactcaggtGTTCTCTCTGGGAGAAGGCATTAGAAAGGTAAGTTAATGGTCTGTTATTGATTTGTGCCTCAATTTCTGTGACAAGGGTTTGCAACCTAGTGAGGCTAATATTCCGTCGGTGTAAGACCTTTCTTAGGCATTTCTTGACAACTCTCACCATGCGTTCATAAAAACCGCCTTGCCACAGAGCTCCTGGaggaataaatttccagtggcactgtcCCTGTTTTAGCACTGAACGTACCTCTGGACGGTTCCATATCTCTCGTAAACATGCTTGTCCGGCTAGAAAATATGACCCGTTATCTGAGATCATCAATTTGGGGCAATATCTGCGTGCTGCAAATCTACAAAAGGCTTGGAGAAATGCTTCTCCACACATGTCAGAAGTTACTTCTAAGTGTACACCTCGTATGGTTGTACACGTGAAGAGGGAAATATAGGCTTTCACCGGAATTTTATCTGGAGACCCATTTAAAATTaaagctcctgtgtaatcgacacctgtGGTCTCAATAGAATGAAGGTGGACAACTCGCTCCTtaaggagtggtggaggtcctgggtaaggacacactcgagcatcatacctcctgcagactacacaaGACTTGATAAGGGATTTGACAGCTTGGCAACCTTGAGGAGGCCAAAATCTCTGTCTAAGAtcagtgagagtgtctaacactccaccatgtaaggtatTATGTTGATGATAATGTAAAACTATaaatttagttatgatgtggtgacgtggtagaaataTAGGATTTTTTATTTCCAAATCAATatctgcatgaagcagacgtcctccacacctaAATATATTGTGGTTATTTGAGTCATACCAAAGGCCCAGAGACTtacttaatttatctggaagatgtcCATATTTTCTTCCATAAGTCTGCTGTTGAGCTCGTTTGACCCAATATTTAATACGCCTGGGAAATCGATACTTGATCCCTACTttgttgaggaagtcaaatacgaTTTCGGTAACTCTCAGTAACTTGTCTAAACTAGAGTATGAAtgaggattaatagctaaagATCGAGGATGTTCTGGATCCACCGTGGGTGTAGTGATGTTGGTCACGACAGCTTGTGGCTTTTGCTTAGGCCACTGGCCACTAAACAGAAATGGGGGGTCTATCAAACCACATCTCGGTTTTAACGAACTGTTTTAATGTTAAACCTCTTGATAGGTAATCGGCTGGATTGTCCATAGTGGGGACCTGTctcaatttatatccagcagatagttCATGGATTTCCCTAACTCGATTGCTcacgtagggagttttgttgttattatgtctTACCAATTGTAAgattgcctcgttgtctgaccacacttctatctcaccaaagtgaatattattgagtgtcttgatcaggcaatgagccagtcttactcctactaataaggcagttaactccatttggggTAAGGACATCCTCTTCATTGGGGCCACTCTTGCCTTTGAAGTAAACAGAAATAATTGTTGTgtattaactaaataggctactgcgccataggcTTTGCCTGAAGCATCGCAAAACACATGTAAATATGTGGGTAAGTTCTGTCCTAAAGCATTATGTGGAAATATCAGAACACCAAGTTTATTAAAATCCGTGGTCAATGTCTGCCATTtgtcttgcaactcaattggtaaCGGATTATCCCAACCTAAATTATTCTGCCATCACTCCTGCATGAGGGGTTTGCCCTTAATTAAAATTGAACTAagcaagcctaaagggtcaaaaggTTGACTGACATGAGAGTAACAACTTTCTCATGGTTAGGGGTAATTTGTTAGTttccactgacttgacattcaactCGTCAGTAGATGTGTCCCATTCCATGCctggaatttttagtttattgggtaCGTAATAGTCggaaaattctttctcgattatctgattTAATTGTTGGTTATTAGAGGCCCACGACTGTAAAGGCATATTGGCCCCTAGCAATTCAcagttagcctcatggtaaattTCCCCTAATTCATTTTCATCATTAGTGATTCATTGAAAGTTCTCCACATACAGTTTGTTGCTAATTTCAGCTTTATAGGAGCTTTTAGATTTCTTCAGATGAATGGTAGCTTGGAGTAAATATGGTGAAGACATTGCTCCAAATAGTACTGATGCAAACCGGTAAGTGTTGACGTCACTATTAGGGTCCTGTGGATCCTTTACCCAGAGAAATTGAGTAAAGTCACGATCCTTTTCTTGTAAGCCTACTTT
Proteins encoded in this region:
- the LOC123771788 gene encoding uncharacterized protein produces the protein MPLQSWASNNQQLNQIIEKEFSDYYVPNKLKIPGMEWDTSTDELNVNGQWPKQKPQAVVTNITTPTVDPEHPRSLAINPHSYSSLDKLLRVTEIVFDFLNKVGIKYRFPRRIKYWVKRAQQQTYGRKYGHLPDKLSKSLGLWYDSNNHNIFRCGGRLLHADIDLEIKNPIFLPRHHIITKFIVLHYHQHNTLHGGVLDTLTDLRQRFWPPQGCQAVKSLIKSCVVCRRYDARVCPYPGPPPLLKERVVHLHSIETTGVDYTGALILNGSPDKIPVKAYISLFTCTTIRGVHLEVTSDMCGEAFLQAFCRFAARRYCPKLMISDNGSYFLAGQACLREIWNRPEMRYPADPSCISRSDLVESYKHLSRVIEKRNEVWTREYLTALERMPLWSCEPLQ